One genomic segment of Helianthus annuus cultivar XRQ/B chromosome 14, HanXRQr2.0-SUNRISE, whole genome shotgun sequence includes these proteins:
- the LOC118486640 gene encoding uncharacterized protein LOC118486640 → MSAPVKAPEIFDLDELDSYAIPVQVKKEPSKPASTSKPASGPKSAVVPKPSPATKPRASSSRKRKETDSPASSETFPFENHGFVESSGFMTGFLNQGLERLMSLYEDACGLNKMLEIKLKKAEETIADQGIIAKAQSQHYEDKFKAVTQEAKAAINKATEDARAKMDAAQLQLSRIRLPTEMVSRGQL, encoded by the exons ATGTCAG CACCAGTCAAAGCTCCAGAGATCTTTGATCTCGACGAATTGGACAGTTATGCTATTCCTGTTCAAGTGAAGAAAGAACCTAGCAAACCTGCTTCTACCTCCAAACCAGCATCTGGTCCTAAATCGGCAGTTGTTCCCAAGCCTTCTCCTGCTACCAAGCCACGTGCCTCAAGTTCCCGAAAAAGAAAGGAAACTGACTCTCCAGCCTCATCTGAAACCTTCCCCTTTGAGAACCACGGGTTCGTTGAGTCCAGTGGCTTCATGACTGGCTTTCTTAATCAG GGTCTGGAACGTCTCATGTCCCTCTATGAGGATGCTTGTGGGCTGAACAAGATGCTGGAGATCAAGCTCAAAAAAGCCGAGGAAACCATTGCTGATCAAGGGATAATCGCCAAGGCACAGTCTCAGCACTACGAAGACAAATTCAAAGCCGTGACCCAAGAAGCCAAAGCTGCTATCAACAAGGCCACCGAAGATGCTCGAGCCAAGATGGACGCCGCCCAACTCCAATTGAGCAGGATAAGACTTCCTACCGAGATGGTCTCAAGGGGTCAGTTGTAA